In Streptomyces sp. P9-A4, the genomic window GCGTGGGGCGTGCAGTCCGTGGTGGCCCTGGGCCGAGCGGGCGGCGGCGGGGTGGGCGCGCCGGTGGGGACTGGTGGCGGAGGACTCCGCGGTGCGGCGGCTGGCCCGCATGGGTCACGGACGGATGGCGGGCCTCGTGGCTCCCGGGGCCGCTCCGGGAGATCTCGAACTGCTGGCCTGCTGGGGGGCGTTCATCACGCTCGTCGACGACGGTTTCGACCGGCCCGGCGGCGTCTCGTCGGCCGCGGAGGCCCGAGCCGTACTCGACCCGCTGGTCGCGGTGGTCACCGGCGAGGGGACGGCCGTGCGGACGCCGGCGGTCGTGGCACTGCGGGACCTGTGGCAGCGGACGACCGTGGGGACCGAACCCGCGTGGTGCGAGCGCTTCGCCACGGCGTACGCGTCGTTCGCGGAGGCGACCTGCCAGGAGCTGCGCTGGCGCGAGGAGGGCTACACGCCCTCCGTGGAGGAGTACGTCCGGCTGCGCCGTCTCACCATCACGGTGACCCCCCTGCTGCTGGTGGCCTTACGGCCCTTGTGGACGCCCTCGGCCACCGAGGAGCTGTACGGCGTCTGCGCCGACGTCGTCGCCTGGACCAACGACCTGTTCGACGCCGGATCGGAGCGGCCCGGCCAGGTCGGGCTGGTCGACGTACTGGCTCGGGAGCGGAGCATCGGCCGCGGCGAGGCGGCGGCGGTCGCCCGCGCGATGCTGGAGGAGAGCCTGGACGGCTTCGACACGGCTACCGGCCCTGTGCGGGACGACGGCTCCCGCAGGTGGGCCGAACTGATCCGCACCTTCCTGGGGGGTGCCGTCGCCTGGCAGTACGAGACGCGGCGCTACCGGGTCACCCTGCCCTCCCAGCGCGGCACGGCCGGGCCGCAGACGGATCCGCTGGAGGCGGCCACCGGAGCGCTGGAGCGTCGGCTGGCTCTGGCGGTCGCACCCGGCGGGGCCCTGCCGGACCGGTGCGTGAGCCGTGTCCTGGAAACCGCCCTGCTCCTGGCGCTCCTCCGGACCCGCGGCAGCCACGAACACGAGCAGCGACAACTGACCCGCTACCTCGATGAGCGCCGCCCGGCCGCTGATCCGCTCGACGCCCTGCTGATCGACGCCTGTCTGCGCCCGCACACCCTGCCCGCCGACGCCGCTGACGCCACACGCCCCCTGACCGGTGGTCTTTCACGTGCCACAGGGAGCCGGGGCCGGTTCAAGCGAAGCGTGCTGCACGCCGTACTGCACGTGCTCGGGGGACT contains:
- a CDS encoding terpene synthase family protein, which codes for MAEDSAVRRLARMGHGRMAGLVAPGAAPGDLELLACWGAFITLVDDGFDRPGGVSSAAEARAVLDPLVAVVTGEGTAVRTPAVVALRDLWQRTTVGTEPAWCERFATAYASFAEATCQELRWREEGYTPSVEEYVRLRRLTITVTPLLLVALRPLWTPSATEELYGVCADVVAWTNDLFDAGSERPGQVGLVDVLARERSIGRGEAAAVARAMLEESLDGFDTATGPVRDDGSRRWAELIRTFLGGAVAWQYETRRYRVTLPSQRGTAGPQTDPLEAATGALERRLALAVAPGGALPDRCVSRVLETALLLALLRTRGSHEHEQRQLTRYLDERRPAADPLDALLIDACLRPHTLPADAADATRPLTGGLSRATGSRGRFKRSVLHAVLHVLGGLRLDAADAPTPAATPALSTFTLVNQLAVQAVYAQATGHPYALSTRERFQFSDLLADAGGRLLWEASASTHLLGLNALQSFRPGHRLIDDAVTGLLLTCDVEGGVPFLDSQDVWLSAVGGLAFLDRPALRPYTARMGAFVASHQAHDGGWPFASGVRQTDVDSTCRAMEFLQTLDPHRYRHHLRRGAAYLAAIAGSDGGFPTWLESDHPDLDMTAGAVLALAPFGQDHHRLVTAAIRFVLDAQLPDGSFTPSWTLSESSVILRAVDALDAARTLPAADLARIDGAIARAAARLIVTQQPDGGWGHTPDSHSDPLSTAQALTVVSRYGPPHVTAAAGAHLLSRQSEDGCFPSPPDQVGPRPLPFDYPVVADIHALTALDRISGAPLET